A genome region from Anastrepha ludens isolate Willacy chromosome 3, idAnaLude1.1, whole genome shotgun sequence includes the following:
- the LOC128856872 gene encoding membrane-associated progesterone receptor component 1, with product MAASAGVADTSSKVASDEISPSILLGIVEEIIYSPLNLALVAVIVFLFYKIVKDRYEVPRGKSGDGSPPAPELPKLRRDFSIQELRAYDGNGPDGRILIAVNGSVYDVTKAKRFYGPGGPYASFAGRDASRNLATFNVEPNNKEEYDDLSDLNAMEMDSVREWEMQFKEKYDLVGKLLRKGEQPTNYDDEEEDSSEIVTENIATAAASATGTNAEDEGVRKRVANSTEEEVK from the exons ATGGCAGCGTCCGCAGGAGTAGCTGACACTAGTAGCAAAGTGGCCAGCGATGAAATATCCCCGTCAATATTGCTGGGCATAGTGGAGGAGATAATATACAGCCCTCTTAATTTGGCACTTGTAGCTGTAATTGTATTTCTGTTTTACAAAATAGTGAAAGATCGCTATGAGGTGCCCAGAGGCAAATCGGGTGATGGATCACCGCCGGCGCCTGAACTTCCAAAATTACGACGTGATTTTAGTATACAAGAGTTGCGTGCATATGATGGAAATGGGCCAGATGGACGTATCCTGATTGCAGTGAATGGGAGCGTATATGACGTCACAAAAGCAAAACGATTCTACGGTCCAG GTGGACCGTATGCATCTTTCGCTGGGCGAGATGCTTCTCGAAATTTGGCTACTTTTAATGTGGAACCTAATAATAAGGAGGAGTATGATGATTTAAGTGACCTAAATGCTATGGAAATGGATTCGGTGAGGGAATGGGAAATGCAATTTAAAG aaaaatacgaTCTGGTAGGCAAATTATTACGCAAAGGAGAACAACCGACCAACTATGACGATGAGGAAGAAGATTCTAGCGAGATAGTCACTGAAAATATTGCTACTGCCGCCGCTTCTGCCACTGGCACAAATGCTGAAGATGAGGGTGTTCGAAAGCGTGTCGCTAACTCAACCGaagaagaagttaaataa
- the LOC128856871 gene encoding uncharacterized protein LOC128856871: protein MQNQVEPLVQTMTSLTEASSYVTRQDILNFPFPYKLWLVVHMDFCDFLRWNRDGTVILLDLVALEDYLNSTRSIFKIKNRSTFLEHLEQFKFDRLNATPEAEEDLLLQYKNENFQRHRLDLLAKIRRHTYQLLGNIEKTDGICGTETAAQLQQMSEELKYRQVADRMLGDLCFMSHGGLSKIQKSRLRFQTVLGFQNETRILEEKLQASDEYAAIQAQQRRLKSDVLGRTSIGATEEEQVIELPVDLFENPHDSVLHLGDDFRPEYAGYYGNCSKDQVLHFFGDYLPMYEDGSMEVKKILAEICPTNQHTISSNKGQLCMQAQIIDSDYSLTSTLSESISQQIVPTLNLSSTLEPIFKNDEEEDVNNNLLTNDNNGNICSLGETEAEISMDDFIKFKSNIKEDIKINCAETGKDFPQMPAAVKMEIADESDSENEANFRNFFSQYRASLNLLYERH from the exons ATGCAAAACCAAGTTGAACCGCTTGTGCAGACGATGACGAGCTTGACGGAAGCTTCTTCATACGTTACGAGACAAGACATATTAAATTTTCCTTTTCCGTACAAGTTGTGGCTGGTTGTCCACATGGATTTCTGTGACTTTTTGCGTTGGAATCGAGACGGAACTGTAATATTGCTCGATTTAGTAGCTCTGGAAGATTATTTAAATTCCACGCGTtccatatttaaaattaaaaatcgttcTACATTTCTGGAGCATCTCGAACAGTTTAAATTCGATAGATTGAATGCCACGCCGGAAGCGGAAGAGGACTTGCTTTTGCAGtataaaaacgaaaactttCAGCGACACCGTTTGGACCTTTTAGCGAAGATCCGTCGACATACCTATCAACTATTGGGTAATATTGAAAAGACGGACGGCATTTGTGGTACGGAAACTGCTGCCCAATTGCAACAAATGTCTGAAGAACTGAAGTACCGCCAGGTAGCTGATCGGATGCTGGGCGATTTATGCTTTATGTCACATGGCGGTCTGTCGAAAATCCAAAAGAGTCGACTACGTTTCCAAACAGTTTTGGGTTTCCAAAATGAAACACGCATATTGGAAGAGAAGCTACAGGCTTCTGACGAATATGCGGCTATACAGGCTCAACAACGCAGACTTAAATCAGATGTGCTTGGACGTACGAGCATTGGAGCAACGGAAGAGGAGCAGGTCATAGAACTGCCTGTTGATTTATTTGAGAATCCACATGATTCGGTGCTACATTTGGGAGACGACTTCCGACCAGAATATGCGGGGTATTATGGAAATTGCAGCAAAGATCAGGTCTTACATTTCTTTGGAGATTACTTACCTATGTACGAAGATGGTTCAATGGAAGTAAAGAAAATTCTGGCAGAAATATG TCCTACTAATCAGCACACCATTTCCTCGAACAAAGGGCAATTGTGTATGCAGGCTCAAATTATTGATTCAGATTATAGTTTAACATCGACATTGTCTGAATCTATCTCTCAACAAATTGTACCCACATTAAACTTGTCCTCAACTTTGGAACCGATTTTTAAGAACGACGAGGAAGAGGATGTAAATAACAACTTACTTACTAACGACAATAATGGAAATATTTGTAGCTTGGGAGAGACAGAAGCTGAAATTTCCATGGatgatttcataaaatttaaatcaaatataaaggaagacataaaaattaattgtgcTGAAACAGGTAAAGATTTTCCCCAGATGCCAGCGGCAGTGAAAATGGAAATCGCCGACGAATCAGACTCGGAGAACGAAGCCAATTTCCGTAATTTCTTCAGTCAATATCGTGCTTCCTTAAATTTACTATATGAACGTCATTGA
- the LOC128856870 gene encoding NADH-ubiquinone oxidoreductase 75 kDa subunit, mitochondrial, protein MFRAPLVKVLQGSFGSPTHRIASKAVHTSAVVAQAPAKAPEKIEVFVDDVPVKVLPGTTVLQACAVAGVEIPRFCYHERLSVAGNCRMCLVEVEKSPKPVAACAMPVMKGWRIKTNSEMTRKAREGVMEFLLMNHPLDCPICDQGGECDLQDQAMAFGSDRSRFTDINHSGKRAVEDKNFGPLVKGVMTRCIHCTRCVRFACEVAGVEDLGTTGRGNDMQIGTYVEKLFLSELSGNVIDLCPVGALTNKPYSFVARPWEIRKVSSIDVLDAVGSNIVVSTRTNEVLRIVPRENDNINEEWLADKSRFACDGLKRQRLVAPMVRMPNGELQAVEWEGALISVAKAIKNAKGAVAAVAGQLADVESLVALKDLLNRNGAETLCTEQNCNIKGAGADLRSNYVCNTTIAGLEEADAVLLIGTNPRYEAPLINTRLRKAYINNEMNIASIGPKIDLSYNHENLGEDASLINQICSGAHPFSKTLESAKKPVILLGADLLERPDAAGIHSTVASYCKKLNKQGWNSFNVLQNNAGQTGALDVGYQPGIQAALKTQPKVLILLGADAGKVTREKLPKDCFVIYIGHHGDNGASIADAVLPGAAYTEKQAIYVNTEGRAQQTLVAVSPPGMAREDWKILRALSEILGTPLPYDNLDELRNRIEDIAPHLVRFGKLEASTFGGLSEQLSVPKSIDNTKVDVKQKKLQEYFMTDPISRASPTMARCIREVAGEEAKEQQQRQAAC, encoded by the exons atgtttcgtgcACCGCTTGTGAAGGTCTTACAAGGAAGCTTCGGTTCACCTACACATCGGATCGCAAGTAAAGCTGTTCACACTAGCGCTGTGGTCGCGCAAGCTCCAGCCAAGGCACCCGAAAAAATCGAAGTGTTTGTGGATGATGTCCCTGTTAAGGTTTTGCCCGGTACAACTGTCTTGCAG GCATGTGCTGTCGCTGGAGTGGAAATCCCTCGATTTTGTTATCACGAACGACTGTCTGTTGCGGGTAACTGCCGCATGTGTCTTGTGGAAGTTGAAAAAAGTCCCAAGCCAGTAGCAGCGTGTGCCATGCCAGTTATGAAGGGTTGGCGCATAAAGACTAACTCCGAAATGACAAGGAAAGCTAGGGAAGGGGTAATGGAATTTCTACTTATGAATCATCCTCTGGATTGCCCAATTTGTGATCAAGGTGGTGAATGCGATCTTCAAGATCAGGCAATGGCGTTTGGATCAGATCGTTCGCGGTTCACTGACATTAACCATAGTGGCAAAAG agCGGTAGAGGATAAAAATTTCGGTCCACTTGTCAAAGGAGTTATGACTCGTTGCATACACTGCACACGTTGTGTGCGTTTTGCCTGTGAAGTTGCAGGTGTAGAAGATCTTGGTACGACTGGACGTGGTAATGACATGCAAATCGGAACATATGTCGAAAAGTTATTCCTGTCTGAGCTTTCTGGAAACGTTATAGATTTATGTCCCGTTGGAGCTTTGACAAACAAGCCATATAG TTTCGTGGCTCGCCCATGGGAAATTCGCAAGGTTAGCAGTATTGATGTTTTGGATGCAGTGGGCAGCAACATTGTAGTAAGCACTCGTACAAATGAAGTGCTTCGAATTGTACCACGTGAAAACGATAATATAAACGAAGAGTGGCTCGCTGATAAATCTCGTTTTGCATGCGATGGCTTAAAACGGCAGCGCTTGGTCGCTCCCATGGTCAGAATGCCGAATGGTGAATTGCAAGCCGTAGAGTGGGAGGGAGCTTTAATATCTGTTGCTAAAGCTATCAAAAATGCAAAAGGAGCCGTGGCGGCTGTAGCTGGCCAACTAGCTGATGTGGAATCGCTTGTAGCTCTTAAAGATCTATTAAACCGTAATGGAGCTGAAACTCTTTGCACCGAACAGAACTGCAATATTAAAGGCGCTGGTGCAGATTTACGATCGAACTATGTTTGCAACACAACTATAGCAG GTCTTGAGGAAGCAGATGCTGTACTGCTCATTGGCACAAATCCGCGATATGAGGCTCCCTTAATAAATACACGATTGCGTAAAGCTTAcataaataatgaaatgaacATTGCCTCTATTGGTCCAAAAATAGATCTGTCATACAACCATGAGAACTTGGGAGAAGATGCTAGTCTAATAAATCAAATTTGCAGTGGCGCACATCCCTTCTCAAAAACTCTTGAAAGTGCTAAGAAACCTGTTATTTTGCTGGGAGCAGATTTGCTGGAACGACCCGATGCAGCTGGCATACATTCAACGGTGGCTTCATATtgtaaaaaacttaacaaacaa ggCTGGAATTCATTTAATGTTCTACAGAACAATGCGGGTCAAACTGGTGCTCTTGATGTTGGTTATCAGCCGGGCATTCAAGCTGCGTTAAAAACGCAGCCAAAAGTGCTCATACTACTCGGTGCTGATGCCGGAAAAGTGACTCGTGAAAAGCTACCCAAAGATTGCTTTGTTATTTATATTGGGCACCACGGCGATAATGGCGCATCAATTGCAGATGCTGTTCTTCCCGGCGCTGCCTATACTGAAAAGCAAGCAATTTATGTCAACACAGAAGGTCGTGCTCAACAAACGTTAGTGGCGGTGTCACCTCCAGGAATGGCGCGTGAAGACTGGAAGATTTTGAGGGCTTTGTCTGAAATTCTAG GCACTCCTCTGCCTTATGATAATTTGGATGAATTGAGAAATCGCATTGAAGACATAGCGCCCCATTTGGTACGTTTTGGAAAATTGGAAGCCTCAACATTTGGTGGTTTAAGCGAGCAATTGAGTGTT ccGAAGTCAATTGATAATACAAAAGTAGAtgtaaagcaaaagaaattgcAAGAATACTTCATGACTGACCCGATTTCTCGAGCTTCGCCAACAATGGCTAGATGCATTCGTGAAGTAGCCGGGGAAGAGGCAAAAGAACAACAGCAAAGGCAAGCAGCTTGCTAA
- the LOC128856869 gene encoding NADH-quinone oxidoreductase subunit B 2-like, translated as MLRSAAALVNKTHNVLVRTTGSTSVLFGANGAFGPAINTLALRQQQTMPVVDPNNPLPKKSPSAFGRNQPNMVEWSIARLDDLLNWGRKGSIWPLTFGLACCAVEMMHIAAPRYDMDRYGVVFRASPRQADVIIVAGTLTNKMAPALRKVYDQMPEPRWVISMGSCANGGGYYHYSYSVVRGCDRIIPVDIYVPGCPPTAEALMYGVLQLQKKVKRMKTLQMWYRK; from the coding sequence ATGCTACGCTCCGCTGCTGCACTGGTAAACAAAACACATAATGTGCTGGTCCGCACCACTGGATCCACTAGTGTTTTATTTGGAGCTAATGGAGCTTTTGGACCAGCAATCAATACATTGGCTTTGCGGCAACAGCAGACCATGCCGGTAGTAGACCCGAATAATCCACTTCCAAAGAAAAGCCCCTCTGCGTTTGGTAGAAATCAACCGAATATGGTGGAATGGTCAATCGCACGATTGGATGATCTATTGAATTGGGGACGCAAAGGTTCCATATGGCCTTTGACTTTCGGATTAGCCTGTTGTGCTGTTGAAATGATGCACATAGCTGCACCACGTTACGACATGGATCGTTATGGTGTTGTGTTTCGAGCATCCCCCCGTCAAGCAGATGTGATAATTGTCGCTGGTACCCTTACTAACAAAATGGCTCCAGCTCTTCGTAAGGTTTACGATCAAATGCCTGAGCCACGTTGGGTTATTTCCATGGGTAGCTGTGCTAACGGAGGTGGATATTACCACTATTCATATTCTGTAGTTCGAGGATGTGACCGTATTATACCGGTAGATATATATGTACCGGGATGCCCACCAACGGCTGAAGCGCTCATGTACGGTGTCCTCCAGTTACAGAAGAAAGTAAAGCGCATGAAGACATTGCAAATGTGGTACAGAAAGTAA